The Gavia stellata isolate bGavSte3 chromosome 15, bGavSte3.hap2, whole genome shotgun sequence region ccaaaccccttCCTCCAGGCTCTGTCCCTCATCTCCGGCCCAAAGGGACAAGCTCAGGCACTGGCTGGGGGCTTGGGCGTGCGCTGCCTGCACCTTGCCCATCCCAGAGGGAACTGCCCACCCTTCCCTGCCTGTGTCCTGCCCTGCTGCGAGAGGACGGGGCTGAGCCACCGAGCGTCAGGCTCCTGTTCAGAGGGGGTGACCTGGCTGCTTTgcccccctgccacgggcaggcGAGATGAAATACTTCCAGACAGCTGAACCTCTCTGTGGTGGCACTGCCCCCCACACTGCAGCCAGGCTTTGGGCAGAGAGGGCAAGGATGCGGGCAGGAATTAAAGGTACAGGCAGCCCTGAGACAGCTGGAGCGGCGGCAGCATTACAAAGGTACGAATCTGCACTGCCTGGCTCGCCGCATCAGCGTAGGGGATCCTTTCTGGCCAAGAAAGGGGTTAGAAAAAGGATAAAACACCCTTTCCGCTCAGTTTGGTGAGCAGACAGCATCTCCAGAGCACGGTGTGCCTGCCCAGCTGAGCCCGTGCTGCACTGAAACGTTTTTCTGCTGATCCCTGTGTGCTTCCACTCCTGGAAGTGCTGTGTTTAGGGTACAAACCTCTCTCCCAGCGCCATTTCGGCTGGGCAGGGCCTCGCTGCTGCCATGCCTGGTGTCAGGAGGAGACCTCGGTCTGCCTTTGCTGCCTGGCACTGCAGCGCTCGTGCCAATCCTGGTGCCTTTTCCCGCCCTGGGTGGGTACTTGCACACTTAAGCTATGCTGCTGCACTACTGCACCATAACAAGCTACCTCCTTCCCGGCCCCCACGGCTCCCACCCCAACGCCCCGCACCTCCTCGTGCCTATGGCTTCTCCATCGGGTGTAGCCTGTGACTGCAGCCGCAGGTCGCCGGGGCTCCGACTGTGCCTCTGCCTCCCGCATATAGGGACAATAAACACTTGTGGAGAACTCGGGGCTGTGTCCTTTCCAAATGTTTGGGGAAGGGGTCAGGCTGACTGCGGGCAAAAAGGGAGCAAAGCGGGCAAGACTGTGCTGCAGCACCGTGGAAACTGCGGCACTGAGCGTGAAGAAGCCTGGAGGATGGCTGGCAGGAAGGTTTTGTTCCTACTGCTGAGTGGAAGAGTAGGCACGGAGTCAAGTCACCTCCGAGGAAGGTGGCTGTGGGGTGACAGCTATAGCTGTTTCCAGCCTAGAAAGGGTTAGGAGCACTGCAGGCGGTCCTGGTAACAAGTTGGGCAGGCTCAGCTCCTGCAAGCGGGCCAGTGcctcttgagcttgaagcttGGCGAGCGGCGTCCCAGCCATAGAGGCTGTTACAAGGAAAGATGAGGCTGGTGAAGGCGGTCTCGGTGaggctgctgccctgcagggccgggctctgcagccccagctctcgCCCCACGCACCGAACCACCTCCCAGGAGCCAGCGGAGCTCCTGAGGCGAGACCAACGTGGCTCACTCGGCTTCTGGTCAGGCTCTTGATGGCCGTGCAGGGCCCTGACGCGGCCGCGGTGCTGTAGGGCACCTTCTCCTGAGAGCCCAGGGGAGGTGATGGGCACGGGCGGGCCAAGGGGCTgtacggggcgggggggctgagATGGGAAGGGCCGGCACCGGCACCCCAACCCCCTGGGCTGCACCGTGGGGCCAGGGGAAAGGCCTCAGGGTCCCCTGGGAACCGCAGAACTTCCCCGGAGACAGAGGAGGCCCCAAATCCGGGGAGGGGACCTGAGGGCACCCCCAGGCCTGcggcctccccgccccggcctcAGGTAGGCCCGGGCCGCCAGGTGCCAtgcgcggccccgccccttccggTACCACTTCCGGTGGGGGCCGGAAGCGGAGCGCGGAGCCGGCGCGGCCATGGCGGTGagtggcggggccgggggtgcggGCGCCcgggggcccggggcgggcgaGGCCGCTGACCGCCTCTCTTGGCTCCGCAGCCCAAGGGGAAGGCGGGCACCAAGGGCAAGAAACAGATCTTCGAGGAGAACCGGGAGACGCTGCGTTTCTACCTCCGCATCATCCTGGGGGCCTCCGTGAGTGCGGCCGGGGAGGGCtccggcggggcgcggcgccggggcggtggggagggCCGGGCCCCGGGCGGGGCCGTGCCGGGCAGACAGCCGTGCCGTGCTCTCTCCGCAGGCCGTCTACGCCGTGGTGAACCTGGTGATCTTCTACCCCGCTGCCTCCGCCTGGACGTGGGTGAGCGCCCGGCCCGCTGCGGGCAGGGCACCGTCTCCCGCCCTGGCGAGGGGCGCCTGGGCCTGGCCCGGCGGAGAACCACGTCCTTTCCCTGTTGTCGCCACGGGCGAGGAcggcaggctgctgctgctctgcccgggAGTCGTGGCTTTTGTGGCTGACAGCTGTTTCCTTGTTGCAGCTAGCATTCATCTTCAGCTCGGCGGTCTACGGCACCAGCTACCGGTCCATGAACTCCATGGCAAAGCCGTCTTTCGCAGACGATGGCAGCCTTGCCGACGGGGGAATTGACCTGAATATGGAGCAGGGGATGGCAGAGTGAGTGTCCACACCCGCACGAGTCCAGGTGAGCAGGACCTGCTGCCTGAGCGTGCACGCAGAGCCGGGAGAGCCCCCGAAGGAGAAGGCTGGGCCACAGCTCCCACCTCAGCTTGCCCACCGGTGCAGGCATGAGGGCAGCTAGAAGCCTGTagccatttttttccaagaatgtACCTAAACTGTCCTTGTTATCTGAATGCTTGGCCCGGCATGCACTAGTCATGAGCCGCCGCGTGGCTGTGTCAGCCTGGTCACTGTCCTTAGGGCTGAGGCGCACAGGTAGGAGATCCCAAACGGttcagctggagcaggttccAACCTTCTTTCAGTGAAGAGACAGCGCTGACACTGTGCGCACTTCTGCAACACACAGAggaatatactttttttttttaaaccactgcTGCAGATAGCGCTTGACAGAGCGGAAGGGCACGCGCTGCCAGTTACCCCACCCTGGCTGCAAACTGGCTGTGTCTTGAACCGTCCTAATTCAGTTGCCTCCACACTAAAAAACCTCCACACTTAAAAACCTCCCCACTGTCTTAGCCAGCTCCTCTCACCTCCTCAgccttttctgcccctctgctTGTGCATTCTCCGCATCGGTCTGCAGACAGCACCAAGTGTTTGCCTGTGCAGTGTTCCTGGTGGTGCCGTAATTCTTTTCCTCGGTCAAGGAACACACAAAAGTAATTCTTACAAAACGATGGTAAATAAAATAAGGAGAGAACACTActgtaacagcagaaatatCTTCTAGATTTACATCTTTTCCAACCACGAGCCCCAAAGTAGTTGCAGAAAACTGCCAGGCAGTCGTGGACATGTCAGGCTTTGCTCTCTGTCCTTCCTGCCCTCAGCCTCTGTCTGTTGCCCCAGTTATTGCTGGGGATCTTCAGCGCATGCTCAGCGAGGTACCCGGGGTACTTggccccttccctcccatgCCCTTGTCCTACAATTTAAGGTTTACCTCTATCTTTCGCTTGCCAGGCTTTGGAAGAAACACAGTGAGGCCTTGTttccagcagagccctctgcaTCACGTCAAGTGATGCTGAAAGGGCTGTGAAttgatttatatatttttatttttcttcacagaagttttatttctgcagccagcaggtGCCCGGGGATGTTATCAGCAGGCAGGCCGACTTGTGTGGTCCAGAACCTGCTGTCTCTGCACAGGATGAGCTCTCATCTTATGTGTTTGTTAGTGGAGGAGTAAATTTTCTATGTGCAGCCAGAAGGACTGAGATACCTGGTGTAAGAGACTCAGCCCAGGGATGAGGTGGCCAGGAAGAGAGAGAATTCTTTCTAGCGTGATTTGTGAGCTGGGTGCTTTACACCCTCTTCATGCTATagtgacttcttttttctgctggTCAGCCgagtttttttctcctgttttacACCGCTTTGGCTCTCTGGAGTAGAACCgtaaaatattttagatacCTTTTTTGTGAAACACAACATGGGACAGTAGAGTAAGGAAAATACAGGAGTTTGATGTCGTTTGGTGTATTCTCCTAAGTTGTGGGAGATGTGTGAGGCCCTGAAGCAGACTGGGTGCCCCGATAACTGCCCCATGCACGTGTGTGATGGCGCtgttgtgggacatggctgaCAGGAGTTAGCACAGGGATCCCATTACCTGCTGCGAAAAGGTGTCAGGCGCAGTTGTAGCACCGCTGCAGCCCTGGTTGCAGACATCATATTTCCCTTGGTACTGGGGCGCTGTGGTTTTTCTGTCTGAGCAATACACCCTTGGGGTGAGTTTTATGacacattaaaattaattgatGCTTGTCCTAGGCACGGGCTCTGCCAGACACGGTGCAGCTTGGCAGTGgagctgtaaaaacaaaacctgcacaGCTGAATTTCCCGTCCTTACCCTGTACCTTTGTACGTGAGCCTGTGCAGAGCCCTCAGCCGTGAGAGTGGAAGTCTCATTGTTTTAACCCCAGTGGTACACGAACACGAAGTGTTAACGAACACTCAGTGCTCCTCCTGCTAACTGTGTCTGTTTGTCAGGTGAAGCGCTCTAAATTACCACTTTGGGGATCGGGGAACCCCTCTAGGTTAGCAGTTCCTTTCAGAACGCAGCGGATGTTTTCCTGCCTCTCAGCTGAGTGTGCCACAGCTGATTAATGAGTGCTCTTTTGGGGCTGCTTCTGGAAGGCTGCGGATTTGACGGTGTTTCCCTCGTGCTGGCAGTACCTGAAACAGATGCTGTGTGTTCCTTTGGGGTTGAGGAAGGCCGATCTTGCTGGTCCCCGGGAGAGCTGGGTTTGGTGCGAGCTCTGCTATCATCCCTCCGGGGCCTCCGGTGACGCATGAGATTTCTGAACCTCAGCATCTCATCACAGAGCTGTTGATGGATTCTGCAGTGTCTTGAGTCGGTGCTGGCATCCCAGCTTAAACCAGTTGTTTCTGGTCACTTTATTTTGTGCTGTGCTGCCCAGAATGAGACAAGCTATTTCATTACTATTAcctctgcctttgttttctcGACTGTGTTCTTCGATGTGACTCGAGTGTTTCTTACTCCAGCAGATGATGATTTAGTGGGAGTGAAGGAGTTGACGTTTTTCTAACCCATCACGGCGTGTGTTGAAAAACCAATACCTACTTACCTCTCCTGGGTGTAAGGTCCCCCCGAGGGTGGTGGTGGAAGTGTGGGCAGCTTGTCCTTGTCCATAGCTGCTCTCAGCTCTGCCTCAGGCTGGCATGGAAGACCCCGCAGTCGGATAagcaggaagggagggggagctGTCTTGCTGTAGCTCGGCTTGCAGGTGATGGTGTGCTTGTCCTTGCGGCACCCCAGCCCTTTGGTGACCCCGAGTGTGTCTGTCAGCCTGCGCAATGGCGCAGGGAAGATCCACGCTTCCCCTAGTGCAGCCAGCCATGAGGGGCTGTACTCATGCCATGACCTGTGTCAAGTCAGCGGGTGCTGGCTGCTGTTGCAGGCTGTGGGGGTGGTGGTTTTGTTGCTGATTTCCACCCGCTCCGCATTCCTCAGCTTTCTCAGTGTCCCTTCTCAGAGGGGATCAGCCCTTCTTAACTCACcagattataattttttttttgttactgctcCAGTTCTTTCTTCTAGATTACCGTGTGTGGCAAAGCATAGCTGCAGGGACGGTCCTTTGGTCGGGCCGGGCAGGGTCGCTCCCCGGAGGCGATGCAGACGGGCTGTGGTGGCAGAGGAGCTGGTGTGTTCGGTGGGGGCTGGAATGGAAGGTAAAcgttctgcttttcttccctcagGCACCTCAAGGATGTGATCCTGCTGACAGCTATAGTCCAAGTGCTGAGCTGCTTCTCGCTCTACGTCTGGTATTTCTGGCTCTTGGTAAGCCCCTGCGGTTTTCCTTCTTGCTCTGTGTTGTTCCTGTCCTCGGAGCCGAGGACATTATTTATCCGTTTCATTTCAGTGTCCCGTTTTAGGCCAAAACTATtttctgatacattttttaatcTATCAAATCTTGTTAAAAATGAGACCGTACAAGGGAAAGAAGTCCTGATCCCTTTGAGTCAGCCATGCAAAAACTAGGCTGGCCTTGGCTTTCTCTCTGGTCCTGTGAAAGGGCAACAAGAAACATGAGGCAGATGAAAGCCATCTTTGTGCGTAGAGCCTTTTCGTCGCTGTGGCAAACAGACTGTGCTTCTTCTCGTTTGGTTTTCTTAGTCATTGACCAGCACGGACTGAGGCTGGGAACTGCTGGATGCTGTGCCGCTTGGTAGATGAAACGCTGTGGCCTTTTATTTCCCCTTAACACACCAGACTCTTTCTACTCCTGAATCATTTGTCATGTGCCTCCAGCTAAAACTGCTTTTGCAGAAGGATAAAAAGTATCTCcagtcagttaaaaaaaaaaaaaagtcccacaGTTGCTTTGAATATAGCCCACAAAGGTATATAAGGCAATCTTGGGAGCGTAGAAAGTTACCTCATTTCAGTCCTTACGCACAAGTTCTTTTCTAGCTGGCCTGGCAGAGGGCAGCCTAGACCCTGACTATCCCCTGGACACCATCTGGATCACTTTTTTTGTAAGTTCGGAGAAATGCGGGTGTGTTTTCTGAAGGAGGGCGAGGCAGAATGCCTGGGGCAGTTGGATCTTTCTGTCTAATTCAGACCTGATGCTGGGATTTCCATATAAGAAGCCTGAGTGCTGTATCCACATGCGAGTTCCTAAACTGTATGAAATCAGGTCATTTATTCTGGACGCCTGCCACTGCCTTTGATTTCCGTGCATCCTGTGATGCCCCTGATCCAGCCTGTAAAG contains the following coding sequences:
- the TMEM208 gene encoding transmembrane protein 208; translated protein: MAPKGKAGTKGKKQIFEENRETLRFYLRIILGASAVYAVVNLVIFYPAASAWTWLAFIFSSAVYGTSYRSMNSMAKPSFADDGSLADGGIDLNMEQGMAEHLKDVILLTAIVQVLSCFSLYVWYFWLLAPGRALYLLWVNILGPWFTADSSPAGQEPNEKKQRRQERRQMKRF